The following coding sequences lie in one Candidatus Nezhaarchaeota archaeon genomic window:
- a CDS encoding tRNA (cytidine(56)-2'-O)-methyltransferase, translating to MERAMRVVVLRMGHRVPRDYRLTTHVCLTARAFGADGVVVSDVVDRKLEETIRKVVKTWGGPFFVETGVPWREVIKDWLVMDGEVVHLTQYGLPLVDIIDEVRKSRKDKLVVVGAKKQPREVYELATYNISVTNQPHSEVAALCLFLHYLWEGEEFKREFVGAKLKVIPQSRGKKVVRLAE from the coding sequence ATGGAGAGGGCCATGAGGGTAGTTGTGCTAAGGATGGGGCATCGAGTGCCTCGTGATTACAGGCTTACGACTCACGTATGTCTTACAGCTAGAGCCTTTGGTGCTGATGGAGTAGTGGTATCCGATGTAGTTGATAGAAAGCTCGAGGAAACCATTAGGAAAGTAGTGAAGACGTGGGGCGGGCCTTTTTTCGTGGAAACAGGGGTTCCTTGGAGAGAGGTGATTAAGGATTGGCTGGTCATGGACGGGGAGGTGGTTCATTTAACGCAGTACGGTCTGCCGCTTGTAGACATAATCGATGAAGTAAGAAAGAGCAGGAAGGATAAGCTAGTAGTAGTAGGAGCTAAGAAGCAGCCAAGGGAAGTATATGAGCTAGCGACGTACAATATATCCGTTACTAATCAACCACATAGTGAAGTAGCAGCTCTTTGCTTATTTCTCCACTACCTATGGGAGGGGGAAGAGTTCAAAAGAGAGTTTGTAGGGGCCAAGTTAAAGGTAATCCCTCAAAGCAGAGGGAAGAAAGTAGTTAGGCTGGCGGAGTGA
- a CDS encoding transcription factor — MAEDEKDRDEVMLSIIAQIAGPDAIKVTYALINEGWLTDEAIASKTLLRINQVRKILYSLLNNQLVTYKKIRDEASGWYTYYWMLNKEGVEGLVLLKKRQVFRKLQERLEFEKDRDLYRCPQCENSLLSFDEAFETYFRCPNCGQQLENYDNSKIIKVLEAKISRLKEELCDYSR; from the coding sequence GTGGCAGAAGACGAAAAAGACAGAGACGAAGTGATGTTAAGCATCATCGCCCAGATCGCAGGCCCAGATGCCATTAAGGTGACCTATGCGCTAATAAATGAGGGCTGGCTTACCGATGAAGCCATAGCCTCCAAGACTCTCTTAAGGATAAATCAAGTGAGAAAAATCCTCTATAGCTTGCTTAATAATCAGCTTGTGACGTACAAGAAAATTAGAGATGAGGCGAGCGGTTGGTATACCTACTATTGGATGCTCAATAAGGAGGGCGTTGAAGGGCTCGTGCTCTTAAAGAAGCGTCAAGTATTTAGAAAGCTTCAAGAGAGGCTGGAGTTTGAGAAAGATAGAGACCTTTATCGATGCCCTCAGTGCGAAAACAGCCTCCTAAGCTTCGATGAAGCATTCGAGACCTACTTCAGATGTCCTAACTGCGGGCAACAGCTAGAGAATTATGATAATTCGAAGATTATTAAGGTGCTAGAGGCTAAGATAAGTAGGCTCAAGGAAGAGCTCTGCGATTATTCACGATAG
- a CDS encoding RecB-family nuclease produces MLRDRLAVILHGAHGVEIVKQMAKLTYGLGFNLFILSKPTSAAAQLAVPEVSKLAFKKGKGFLVVPDIVDVLELLSPVKALFFVEGTRGEMFSEDEVVEALKDGHVALFFSAVEPGFSLREMEKGRVVCFKLPDEIGCIAMAAITLFKVWNKLAIVNNRRALP; encoded by the coding sequence ATGCTCAGAGATAGGTTAGCCGTGATTCTCCATGGTGCACATGGAGTTGAGATAGTCAAGCAGATGGCTAAGCTTACTTATGGTCTTGGGTTTAACCTCTTCATATTGTCTAAGCCTACATCGGCTGCAGCTCAATTAGCAGTACCTGAGGTTAGTAAGCTCGCTTTTAAGAAAGGTAAAGGCTTCCTAGTGGTCCCTGACATAGTCGACGTTCTAGAGCTGCTCTCACCAGTTAAAGCCCTCTTCTTCGTCGAAGGGACGAGGGGGGAGATGTTCAGTGAGGACGAAGTCGTGGAGGCCTTGAAAGACGGGCACGTGGCACTTTTCTTCTCAGCGGTTGAGCCAGGCTTCTCATTAAGAGAAATGGAAAAGGGGAGGGTTGTTTGTTTTAAGCTTCCCGACGAAATAGGTTGTATAGCTATGGCCGCCATAACCCTATTCAAAGTATGGAACAAGTTAGCTATCGTGAATAATCGCAGAGCTCTTCCTTGA
- a CDS encoding DNA cytosine methyltransferase, translating into MSLKVVDLFSGAGGFSRGFLEAGFKIIAALDNAPQVAKTYRANFPWTMFIEDDIKNVDGETLFKNISGRPDVVIASPPCEPYTAANIKRLKEPLDRLYVDPIGRLTLHGIRLIGDLEPKVFVIENVPQIMEGGLKEALIKELKRAGFREVFFNILKAEDYGSPSKRTRVFISNVKIKPPLSKFRVTVIEALRGLPNPGGEPPNHEYIPMPPKKFKKALRLKWGDALVKYEGCDGKIYTNWTRLHPFRPAPPVLGNSRFIHPFETRLLTVREHARLMGFPDHHVFLGGKTSQFNMVGEAVPIPLAKSIALFIARLLSSDILSP; encoded by the coding sequence ATGTCCTTGAAGGTAGTAGATCTATTTAGCGGGGCCGGAGGCTTCTCGCGGGGCTTTCTAGAGGCAGGCTTCAAAATAATAGCGGCTTTAGATAACGCTCCTCAAGTTGCTAAGACTTACAGAGCTAATTTTCCTTGGACCATGTTTATTGAGGACGATATAAAGAATGTTGATGGTGAGACCTTATTCAAGAACATAAGTGGGAGGCCGGATGTAGTCATAGCAAGCCCGCCCTGTGAGCCCTATACAGCAGCTAATATAAAACGGTTGAAGGAGCCCTTAGACAGACTTTACGTTGACCCGATAGGTAGATTGACACTCCACGGCATTAGGCTGATAGGGGACTTAGAACCCAAAGTTTTCGTAATTGAAAACGTTCCCCAGATTATGGAGGGGGGCCTTAAGGAGGCTCTTATTAAAGAACTTAAGAGGGCGGGGTTCCGTGAAGTCTTCTTCAACATTCTCAAGGCCGAAGACTATGGGTCTCCGTCAAAGAGGACAAGGGTCTTCATTTCTAACGTTAAAATTAAACCCCCTCTTTCTAAATTTAGGGTTACAGTTATTGAGGCCTTAAGAGGGCTCCCCAACCCTGGTGGAGAGCCTCCTAATCATGAATACATCCCCATGCCTCCTAAGAAGTTCAAGAAGGCATTAAGGCTCAAGTGGGGGGATGCCTTAGTTAAGTATGAAGGATGTGACGGCAAGATTTATACAAACTGGACTAGGCTACATCCTTTTCGACCAGCACCACCTGTCCTAGGCAATTCAAGGTTTATTCATCCTTTTGAAACTAGATTACTTACAGTGAGGGAGCATGCTAGATTAATGGGCTTCCCAGATCATCACGTATTCTTGGGGGGTAAGACTTCTCAGTTCAATATGGTTGGCGAGGCTGTACCCATTCCCTTAGCCAAGTCTATTGCGCTATTCATTGCAAGGCTTTTAAGCAGCGATATACTTTCTCCTTAG
- a CDS encoding geranylgeranylglyceryl/heptaprenylglyceryl phosphate synthase → METYLRSRLEREGALHLTLIDPDKVSPSQASLLAKVAAETGSAAIMVGGSLGVSEGLLDDVILAVKEADLPVIIFPSNATTLSKHADAVWFISLLNSSNPYFIIDAQMLGASIIRKYGLEPLPTGYLVLNQDTAVGFVGQARPIPVDRPEIAVLYALTAQYLGMRFLYLEGGSGAKSPVPARLISEIKRNVELVLIVGGGIRSGGEAKVIVEAGADMIVTGTVVEERGARVLEEVIAGVREGARNRHKHRRVEEGTCT, encoded by the coding sequence GTGGAGACCTACTTGCGCTCAAGGCTTGAAAGAGAAGGGGCACTTCATTTAACCTTAATTGACCCGGACAAGGTTTCTCCTAGTCAAGCCAGCCTATTGGCTAAAGTAGCTGCAGAGACAGGGTCTGCTGCAATTATGGTAGGAGGCAGCTTAGGAGTTTCTGAGGGTCTCCTGGACGATGTAATTTTAGCCGTCAAAGAGGCAGATCTCCCAGTAATAATCTTCCCGAGCAATGCCACAACGCTTAGTAAGCACGCCGATGCCGTGTGGTTTATATCGCTACTTAACTCATCTAACCCTTACTTCATTATAGATGCTCAAATGCTAGGAGCGTCTATTATAAGGAAGTATGGGCTTGAGCCTCTCCCCACGGGCTATTTAGTTTTGAATCAAGATACTGCTGTGGGATTTGTAGGTCAAGCCCGCCCGATACCCGTAGATAGACCTGAAATAGCTGTGCTTTACGCATTAACCGCCCAGTACCTGGGTATGAGGTTCCTGTACCTAGAAGGAGGCTCGGGTGCTAAATCTCCGGTTCCTGCTAGACTGATTTCAGAAATTAAAAGAAACGTTGAACTAGTGCTTATAGTAGGAGGAGGGATAAGGTCAGGGGGAGAGGCAAAGGTGATAGTTGAGGCTGGAGCCGACATGATTGTTACTGGCACGGTTGTTGAAGAGAGGGGGGCAAGAGTCTTAGAGGAGGTAATAGCAGGGGTGAGGGAGGGAGCACGAAATAGGCATAAACATAGGAGAGTTGAAGAGGGAACTTGCACGTAA
- a CDS encoding CBS domain-containing protein: MVEVGTLKVKDLMVTNVICVTAPGSRQDVLRLMKEKGVSGMPVVRKGTRKLVGMITRTDLINKLTEDQVALIMTRDPIRVSPDDLVVKAAELMVKHDIRRLPVVVGDELVGIVTVSDIVHKALANSNIKDPVANYMDRQVLTIWEGTPLPVALSIMKFAGVRALLVLDSSSNLSGILTDTDLMKISEIVFRERVSSSRTVSEGQEWDWDVSTMIYIGRRELSLPNRPVSEAMTKKLITALEFMPLNECARRMREHGIDQLPVLDLEGRLVGIVYDHALLRSLLR; this comes from the coding sequence ATGGTTGAAGTGGGCACACTCAAGGTCAAAGACTTAATGGTCACCAATGTAATATGCGTAACCGCCCCTGGCTCTAGACAAGATGTACTGAGGTTGATGAAGGAGAAGGGCGTTAGCGGGATGCCAGTAGTGAGGAAAGGCACAAGGAAGCTCGTAGGAATGATTACTCGTACGGACCTAATTAATAAACTGACAGAGGATCAGGTCGCGTTAATTATGACGAGGGATCCCATAAGGGTATCTCCTGACGACTTAGTAGTAAAGGCTGCTGAGTTGATGGTTAAGCACGACATTAGGAGGCTTCCCGTCGTCGTTGGCGATGAACTAGTGGGGATAGTTACGGTTTCTGACATAGTTCATAAAGCTTTGGCCAACAGTAATATCAAGGACCCCGTAGCTAATTACATGGACCGGCAAGTATTAACCATATGGGAGGGTACACCATTACCAGTCGCCCTCTCCATTATGAAGTTTGCCGGCGTAAGAGCTCTATTAGTCTTAGACTCTTCATCAAATCTGAGCGGAATCTTAACTGACACCGACCTAATGAAAATTAGTGAGATTGTGTTTAGAGAGAGGGTCTCGAGCTCAAGGACAGTCTCTGAAGGGCAGGAGTGGGATTGGGATGTCAGCACAATGATCTATATTGGGCGTAGGGAGCTTTCACTTCCAAATAGGCCAGTCTCTGAAGCTATGACTAAAAAGTTAATAACCGCTCTAGAGTTTATGCCGCTTAATGAATGCGCGAGGCGCATGAGGGAGCATGGCATCGACCAGCTGCCGGTCTTAGACCTAGAAGGTAGGTTGGTGGGTATAGTCTACGATCACGCGCTACTCCGGAGCTTGCTAAGATAA
- a CDS encoding nucleotide pyrophosphohydrolase, whose product MHIREFQDMIRRIYWHKDEPRGVERNFIHLVEEIGELGKAIMGGDVDSIKSELADSLAWLVTMANVLHVDLEEAAASKYRNVCPKCGCPACCC is encoded by the coding sequence ATGCATATACGCGAGTTCCAGGATATGATCCGTAGGATTTATTGGCATAAGGATGAGCCTAGAGGGGTTGAGAGAAACTTCATTCATTTAGTTGAGGAAATAGGCGAGCTTGGTAAGGCCATAATGGGCGGGGACGTAGATTCTATTAAGTCAGAACTTGCAGACTCCTTAGCGTGGCTAGTGACGATGGCTAATGTGCTTCACGTAGACCTAGAGGAAGCCGCTGCTTCAAAGTATCGTAACGTGTGTCCGAAGTGTGGCTGTCCTGCCTGTTGTTGTTAA
- a CDS encoding preprotein translocase subunit Sec61beta, whose amino-acid sequence MAPMPLSGAGLVRFFEGETRGVKIKPEAVIIGALALIASILLAHVLLGVP is encoded by the coding sequence ATGGCCCCTATGCCCTTAAGTGGAGCGGGTTTGGTTAGGTTTTTTGAAGGAGAGACAAGGGGGGTTAAGATTAAGCCTGAGGCAGTGATTATCGGAGCGCTCGCCTTGATCGCCTCTATCCTGCTGGCTCACGTGCTTTTAGGAGTTCCGTAA